The following coding sequences are from one Oncorhynchus clarkii lewisi isolate Uvic-CL-2024 chromosome 20, UVic_Ocla_1.0, whole genome shotgun sequence window:
- the LOC139375731 gene encoding probable vesicular acetylcholine transporter-B: MDTGGSSGLAKSAAVKLSEMGEKTKQFGNKMKAPDHQRRIILVIVCVALLLDNMLYMVIVPIIPDYLADLELEQAEHVHLVIHQNYSINTTMSSAQAKNNRDNLDVQIGVLFASKAILQLLVNPLSGTFIDRVGYDIPLLIGLTVMFFSTCIFAFAENYATLFFARSLQGLGSAFADTSGIAMIADKYTEESERTKALGIALAFISFGSLVAPPFGGILYEFAGKRVPFIVLAVVCLIDGILLLTVIKPFSNRTRDNMPVGTPIYKLMVDPYIAVVAGALTVCNIPLAFLEPTIANWMESTMHSTKWEMGLCWLPAFFPHVLGVYMTVKLAAKYPNLQWFYGALGMVIIGASSCTIPACKTFGQLIAPLCGICFGIALVDTALLPTLAFLVDVRHVSVYGSVYALADISYSVAYAMGPIVAGNIVHNYGFVQLNLGMGLVNVLYAPALLFLRNVCQMKPSYSERDNLLVDDDEPEGLCDTMKMEERRGKKKGYSSAGDCMPVLVDENGGFDPFRAQTLASVDEFSGPEYS, from the coding sequence ATGGATACCGGGGGGTCCTCCGGGCTGGCCAAATCAGCCGCTGTAAAACTGTCCGAGATGGGAGAAAAAACCAAACAGTTTGGCAACAAAATGAAAGCCCCCGACCACCAAAGACGGATTATTTTAGTCATTGTCTGCGTGGCTCTCCTTCTAGACAATATGCTCTATATGGTTATAGTCCCGATTATTCCCGACTACCTTGCTGATTTAGAGCTTGAGCAAGCAGAACACGTCCACCTAGTTATACATCAGAATTATTCAATCAACACCACAATGAGCTCAGCCCAAGCTAAAAACAACAGGGACAATTTAGATGTTCAAATAGGAGTACTGTTTGCATCGAAGGCTATCCTGCAGCTTTTAGTGAACCCGTTGTCAGGAACTTTCATAGATCGTGTTGGATACGATATCCCCCTCCTAATCGGACTAACCGTGATGTTCTTCTCTACGTGTATATTTGCTTTTGCTGAGAACTACGCGACGCTGTTTTTCGCCCGTAGTTTACAAGGTCTGGGCTCAGCTTTCGCGGACACCTCAGGAATTGCCATGATAGCAGATAAATACACCGAAGAATCGGAGAGAACTAAAGCCCTCGGTATCGCCCTGGCGTTCATCTCTTTTGGGAGCCTGGTAGCGCCACCCTTTGGGGGTATCCTGTACGAGTTTGCAGGTAAAAGAGTACCGTTTATCGTTCTCGCCGTGGTTTGCCTTATAGACGGGATTCTGCTCTTGACAGTGATCAAGCCGTTCTCGAACAGGACTAGAGACAATATGCCGGTGGGCACCCCCATCTACAAACTAATGGTTGACCCCTACATAGCTGTCGTGGCAGGTGCcctgacagtgtgtaatatcccGCTGGCCTTTCTGGAGCCCACCATAGCCAACTGGATGGAGAGCACCATGCATTCAACTAAGTGGGAAATGGGATTATGTTGGCTGCCTGCTTTCTTCCCACATGTTCTGGGTGTCTACATGACCGTCAAACTGGCTGCTAAGTACCCCAACCTGCAGTGGTTCTATGGAGCCTTAGGTATGGTCATTATCGGGGCCAGCTCGTGCACCATCCCAGCATGCAAAACATTCGGCCAGTTAATCGCCCCGTTGTGCGGCATATGTTTCGGCATCGCTCTCGTGGACACCGCCCTGTTGCCAACTCTTGCCTTTCTGGTCGACGTGCGTCACGTGTCCGTGTACGGCAGCGTCTACGCTTTAGCTGACATCTCCTATTCTGTCGCCTATGCCATGGGTCCTATCGTGGCGGGAAATATAGTGCACAACTATGGGTTTGTCCAACTCAACCTGGGCATGGGCCTCGTCAACGTCCTGTACGCTCCGGCCCTTCTGTTCCTCCGCAACGTGTGCCAAATGAAACCGTCCTACTCCGAGAGAGATAACCTGTTGGTGGACGATGATGAACCCGAGGGTCTGTGTGATACCATGAAAATGGAGGAGCGGAGAGGCAAGAAGAAGGGCTATAGTTCAGCAGGGGACTGCATGCCCGTGTTGGTGGATGAGAATGGAGGGTTTGACCCGTTTAGAGCACAAACACTCGCCTCTGTAGATGAATTCTCTGGTCCAGAGTACAGTTAG